In a genomic window of Sutcliffiella sp. FSL R7-0096:
- a CDS encoding DUF3231 family protein yields the protein MTNHHTEFTCAETSTLWTLYLNNSMSACVLRYFLECVEDKEIREVVAMAYDVASTNENELKSVFWKEQYPLPIGFSENDVNLQAPRLFSDSFKLSYILQMAKIGLVTYGASLGAVSRKDIRKLYSTFLQRTVELFDDSTELLLKRGLYTKKPYTIIPEKAEIVDDQKYFSGINPFVNKRTLNNIEVTHLSLNIETNQIGMMLCTAFSQTAIHKEVREFMMTGKQLAHSHIKKFIDILMKDDIQAPMSSDYSITDSRIPPFSDKLMMFHNSMMIAAGIGNYATAASASQRTDIAIKYEKLSSESALLAKAGADIMVNHRWMEKPPATADRNELSKKRE from the coding sequence ATGACTAATCATCATACAGAATTCACTTGTGCCGAAACCAGTACATTGTGGACTTTATATTTGAACAACTCCATGTCAGCGTGTGTGCTTAGGTATTTTTTGGAATGTGTAGAAGACAAAGAAATAAGAGAAGTGGTGGCAATGGCATATGATGTAGCATCCACTAATGAAAACGAATTGAAGTCCGTTTTCTGGAAGGAACAGTATCCTTTGCCAATTGGATTTTCGGAAAACGATGTTAACCTTCAGGCACCACGACTATTTTCTGACTCATTTAAGTTATCCTACATTCTTCAAATGGCGAAAATAGGATTGGTGACATATGGGGCAAGCCTTGGTGCTGTATCAAGAAAGGATATAAGAAAGCTTTATTCAACTTTTTTGCAGCGAACGGTTGAACTATTCGACGACTCAACAGAATTATTATTGAAAAGAGGATTATATACTAAAAAACCATATACCATCATTCCTGAAAAGGCAGAAATTGTAGATGATCAGAAATACTTCAGTGGAATAAACCCATTTGTAAATAAAAGGACATTAAACAACATTGAAGTGACCCACCTTAGCCTGAATATAGAGACCAATCAGATCGGCATGATGCTATGTACCGCTTTTTCTCAAACGGCAATACACAAAGAAGTCAGGGAGTTTATGATGACTGGAAAACAGTTGGCACACAGTCATATCAAGAAATTTATTGATATCTTGATGAAGGATGATATCCAAGCACCCATGTCTAGTGACTATTCCATCACGGATTCGAGGATTCCGCCTTTTTCTGATAAGCTGATGATGTTTCACAATAGCATGATGATTGCTGCCGGTATTGGGAATTATGCTACAGCTGCTTCTGCAAGCCAAAGGACAGACATTGCAATAAAATATGAAAAGCTTTCTTCTGAATCCGCGTTGCTTGCCAAAGCTGGCGCAGATATCATGGTGAACCATCGATGGATGGAGAAACCGCCTGCAACTGCAGATCGAAATGAACTCTCCAAAAAGCGGGAATAG